One genomic window of Rhodanobacteraceae bacterium includes the following:
- a CDS encoding NYN domain-containing protein, translating into MKSALFVDFDNVYTQLRDLQPDAAERFARYPSEWIRWLVESLGIPEGHDPGARRRLLVRRCYLNPSWYQNYRSSFLRAGFEIVDCPPVTSQGKTSTDIHMVLDIIELLQHETRYDEFIVLSADADFSPVLRKLRRYDRRTSVLAIGFPSAAYQASADLLIDERLFVEKALGLPLEAEAEEVLPAPAAAAAAPAALRLTPEQRSEIAHSIELALAQSPTPVAAGLLASRLRQAYGAALANWDGHEAFRPFFHSLKLDHLVWLSGSGGRIADPARHSLEAPALAADDADWSGHEVLLPVAREVAQLTGAPLWSPPTARAVLESLAEDLAQHAFDLSATAARVRDACAARNPGIEVSMRDVVFTLRGMQFNGHAFGRGMDDAGTLAGRLCNQVLFLCQREGMLVDDDRRAQVRQWLGGDLLG; encoded by the coding sequence ATGAAAAGCGCCCTGTTCGTCGACTTCGACAATGTCTACACCCAGCTGCGCGACCTGCAGCCGGACGCCGCGGAGCGCTTCGCGCGCTATCCCTCCGAATGGATCCGCTGGCTGGTGGAGTCGCTTGGCATCCCCGAGGGGCACGATCCGGGCGCGCGCCGGCGCCTGCTGGTACGGCGCTGCTACCTCAACCCGAGCTGGTACCAGAACTACCGCTCGTCCTTCCTGCGCGCGGGCTTCGAGATTGTCGACTGCCCGCCGGTGACCAGCCAGGGCAAGACCAGCACCGACATCCACATGGTGCTGGACATCATCGAGCTGCTGCAGCACGAGACCCGCTACGACGAGTTCATCGTGCTCTCCGCCGACGCCGATTTCTCGCCGGTGCTACGCAAGCTGCGTCGCTATGACCGGCGCACCTCGGTGCTGGCGATCGGCTTTCCGTCGGCGGCCTACCAGGCCAGCGCCGACCTGCTGATCGACGAGCGCCTGTTCGTCGAGAAGGCGCTCGGCCTGCCGCTGGAAGCGGAAGCAGAGGAAGTGCTGCCGGCGCCGGCCGCGGCGGCAGCGGCACCCGCCGCACTACGCCTGACGCCCGAGCAGCGCAGCGAAATCGCGCATTCGATCGAACTGGCGCTGGCGCAGTCGCCCACCCCGGTGGCCGCCGGACTGCTGGCCTCGCGCCTGCGCCAGGCCTATGGTGCGGCGCTCGCCAACTGGGACGGCCACGAGGCCTTCCGCCCCTTCTTCCACTCGCTGAAGCTGGATCACCTGGTGTGGCTCAGCGGGTCCGGCGGGCGCATCGCCGACCCTGCCCGGCATTCGCTGGAGGCACCGGCACTGGCTGCCGACGATGCCGACTGGAGCGGCCACGAGGTGCTGCTGCCGGTCGCCCGCGAAGTGGCGCAGCTGACCGGCGCGCCGCTGTGGTCGCCACCGACCGCGCGCGCGGTGCTCGAATCGCTCGCGGAAGACCTCGCGCAGCATGCCTTCGACCTATCGGCCACCGCGGCGCGCGTGCGCGATGCCTGCGCTGCGCGCAACCCGGGCATCGAGGTCAGCATGCGCGACGTGGTGTTCACCCTGCGCGGCATGCAGTTCAACGGGCACGCCTTCGGCCGCGGCATGGACGACGCCGGCACCCTCGCCGGGCGCCTTTGCAACCAGGTGCTGTTCCTGTGCCAGCGCGAAGGCATGCTGGTGGACGACGACCGACGCGCCCAGGTGCGCCAGTGGCTCGGCGGAGATCTGCTGGGATAG
- a CDS encoding glutaredoxin family protein: MINVHHCIHSPHDPWGAHGEPSTTSGSTQTSPGGLVMVRLAMQMITLLLMPLLAFSLSAQEVYKWTDDQGVVHFSDRKPADAPAHTVQLEAAPATASASAAPAPVQSAPDEPAATRKRPLNITMYSTADCGYCKRARNYFATRKLRYVERDIGNPQNHAQWTRLGGRAVPLFVINGQVSSGFNADGMTQQLRRFGW, from the coding sequence ATGATCAACGTGCATCATTGCATCCACAGCCCCCATGATCCTTGGGGTGCGCACGGCGAGCCCTCAACAACATCGGGTTCCACACAAACATCGCCTGGAGGGCTGGTCATGGTTCGCCTTGCAATGCAGATGATCACGCTGCTGCTGATGCCATTGCTGGCGTTTTCGCTGTCGGCGCAGGAGGTCTACAAATGGACCGACGACCAGGGCGTCGTCCATTTCAGCGATCGCAAGCCCGCCGACGCACCCGCACACACCGTGCAACTCGAAGCTGCGCCGGCCACGGCCAGCGCGAGCGCCGCCCCGGCGCCCGTCCAGAGTGCGCCGGACGAACCTGCCGCGACGCGCAAGCGCCCGCTCAACATCACGATGTACTCGACGGCTGATTGCGGCTACTGCAAGCGGGCGCGCAACTATTTCGCCACGCGCAAGCTGCGTTATGTCGAACGCGACATCGGCAACCCGCAGAACCATGCCCAGTGGACACGCCTGGGAGGCCGCGCCGTTCCCCTGTTCGTCATCAACGGCCAGGTGAGCAGCGGGTTCAACGCCGACGGCATGACCCAGCAATTGCGCCGCTTCGGCTGGTAA
- a CDS encoding OmpA family protein has product MRSTNGAPFYLFDAGSVATVGKACNAPEGATLGCGSVIHGIRFDFDSATIRADSEPVLAALFDGLRDRRMDIDIEGHTSSEGEASYNQQLSQRRAQAVVDALVLRGLPAARLRATGAGESRPAAPNDDEIGRSLNRRVEVRCAG; this is encoded by the coding sequence ATGCGATCGACGAACGGCGCACCGTTCTACCTTTTCGATGCCGGCAGCGTTGCAACGGTCGGCAAGGCCTGCAACGCGCCCGAAGGAGCGACGCTGGGTTGCGGGTCGGTGATTCACGGCATCCGCTTCGACTTCGACTCGGCCACCATTCGCGCCGACTCGGAGCCCGTGCTGGCCGCTTTGTTCGATGGTCTGCGCGACCGCCGAATGGACATCGACATCGAAGGTCACACCTCCAGCGAAGGCGAGGCGAGCTACAACCAGCAACTGTCGCAACGCCGGGCCCAGGCGGTGGTCGACGCGCTGGTACTTCGCGGCCTGCCCGCCGCCCGCCTGCGGGCCACCGGCGCGGGCGAATCGCGCCCTGCCGCCCCCAATGACGACGAGATCGGCCGCTCGCTCAATCGGCGCGTGGAAGTGCGTTGCGCCGGATAA
- a CDS encoding response regulator transcription factor — translation MAESATRAIRIALVDDQALVLKGLSALLHGYAGIEVALEAGDGAQLIDALAQRPVDVIVSDIRMPGVGGIELIGRLREAGDATPVILLTTFDDSELMLAAVDAGAQGFLLKDASPEDLSEAIHRVAGGDTLLQPVSLGPVRALRRAEPHIGPKLHLTERETSILRLVAGGYSNKEIGRTLHLSEGTVKNYISDILVKLDCRDRTHAVLKAITQRLL, via the coding sequence ATGGCTGAGTCCGCCACTCGCGCCATCCGCATCGCGCTGGTGGACGACCAGGCGCTGGTCCTGAAGGGCTTGTCCGCGCTGCTGCACGGATACGCCGGCATCGAGGTGGCGCTGGAAGCCGGCGATGGCGCGCAGCTCATCGACGCGCTGGCGCAGCGCCCGGTCGATGTGATCGTCAGCGACATCCGTATGCCGGGCGTCGGCGGCATCGAGCTGATCGGCCGGTTGCGCGAGGCGGGCGATGCGACCCCGGTGATCCTGCTGACCACCTTCGACGACAGCGAACTGATGCTCGCCGCGGTGGATGCCGGAGCGCAGGGCTTCCTGCTCAAGGACGCCTCGCCGGAAGACCTGTCCGAGGCGATCCATCGCGTCGCTGGTGGCGACACCCTGCTGCAACCGGTCAGTCTCGGGCCCGTGCGCGCGCTGCGCCGCGCGGAGCCGCACATCGGCCCGAAGCTGCACCTGACCGAGCGCGAGACCAGCATCCTGCGGCTGGTCGCCGGCGGCTATTCGAACAAGGAAATCGGGCGCACCCTGCACCTCTCCGAGGGCACCGTGAAGAACTACATCAGCGACATCCTGGTCAAGCTCGACTGTCGTGACCGCACGCATGCAGTGCTGAAGGCGATCACCCAGCGCTTGCTGTGA